A portion of the Microbacterium hominis genome contains these proteins:
- a CDS encoding DMT family transporter: MVWTGNELEEVGDTLVGAFQNPDILIGIPLALLGAVFMSFGAQYQHRGVAKVEHLAGAAGTQGLGLSHLSRLLARPSWVIGTAMLGLAIICQLAALSFAPLIVVQPLGAIALVITTLLNARISGHRPTRRSLTAIAACVGGIFVFVTVAAAFATDMPVSDQQLITILVLLGVVTVVFAGLWVWLRARMGALFYIMAAGIIYGFVATLAKVVISRIQAGDFEWLTLTCVAALIAGAVVGAYFVQNAYASGPPDLVIAGLTVVDPIVAILIGLFVLGEASGAPLWAYIAFGAMGAVAVWGVFQLARHHPQIVSDSQELPIQRGSGGADIAHPSTGSIRVTEAVSKVWPEPPVHDKADDDAR, translated from the coding sequence GTGGTCTGGACGGGGAACGAACTCGAAGAGGTGGGCGACACCCTCGTCGGCGCGTTCCAGAATCCCGACATCCTCATCGGCATCCCGCTCGCGCTGCTCGGGGCCGTGTTCATGTCGTTCGGTGCGCAGTACCAGCACCGCGGCGTCGCCAAGGTGGAGCACCTCGCGGGCGCTGCAGGCACGCAGGGGCTGGGCTTGTCCCACCTCTCGCGCCTGCTCGCCCGCCCGTCGTGGGTGATCGGCACCGCGATGCTCGGGCTGGCCATCATCTGCCAACTGGCCGCCCTGTCGTTCGCACCGCTCATCGTCGTGCAGCCGCTCGGAGCGATTGCCCTGGTGATCACGACCCTCCTCAACGCGCGCATCAGCGGTCATCGTCCGACGCGACGTTCGCTCACGGCGATCGCCGCGTGCGTAGGGGGCATCTTCGTCTTCGTGACGGTGGCGGCCGCCTTCGCCACCGACATGCCCGTCTCCGACCAGCAGCTGATCACGATCCTCGTTCTGCTGGGCGTGGTCACGGTCGTGTTCGCGGGGCTGTGGGTCTGGCTGCGCGCACGCATGGGCGCGCTCTTCTACATCATGGCGGCGGGCATCATCTACGGGTTCGTTGCAACCCTCGCGAAGGTCGTCATCAGCCGGATCCAGGCCGGCGACTTCGAATGGCTCACCCTGACATGCGTCGCCGCGCTCATCGCGGGCGCCGTGGTCGGCGCGTACTTCGTTCAGAACGCGTACGCCTCGGGGCCGCCCGATCTCGTCATCGCCGGGCTCACGGTGGTCGATCCGATCGTCGCCATCCTCATCGGACTGTTCGTGCTCGGCGAGGCGTCGGGTGCGCCGCTGTGGGCCTACATCGCGTTCGGGGCGATGGGCGCGGTCGCCGTGTGGGGCGTCTTCCAGCTCGCCCGCCATCACCCGCAGATCGTGAGCGACAGCCAGGAGCTGCCGATTCAGAGGGGGAGCGGCGGAGCCGACATCGCCCACCCGAGCACCGGGTCGATCCGGGTCACCGAGGCCGTATCGAAGGTGTGGCCGGAACCACCCGTGCACGACAAGGCCGACGACGACGCCCGATGA
- a CDS encoding DUF262 domain-containing protein: MVTATNVDATAVNTIGWLSAGDWTIVVPVYQRQYRWDIGGCEQLLSDIRAVADLDDRHMHFIGSVLSSLSAGDGGGELVLIDGQQRITTLMLLAAALHHTVRESDPVLAAELSRVLHLPADPGRTKLRPHRAWADVFESVVLDRRGPGEELRASRFDDNYAFFRSQITADEAPRIWRGLQKLEHVAITLGAGANAQQIFESLNSTGEPLRDHELIHNYVLMGLSHAEQREIESEYWLPIEENTGDAIATFWRQFLVMKTGRDLPAAAARGVYDAFRQEFPRLELDDLRRQAAQWREHAAVYRLLLEPALTPDPEVRAAFTHLLTFGAAMHPLIMREYRAWQDGEITHDDLIATLERIQSLLLRRDVVGIASDRLVARLCRAREDGRDALLHAIARVTPSDERVRVALKFSELPHPHYVLGRLAGVQPGRALDVDHVVPIAPGDDWSGDGVRPWAEYSDDEQNSHRALAKTLGNLALLEEDLAMRAFDASFARKCQEYARSGIELTRDIATADTWSTAAIAARSAALTERFVAVWPRPAVTAIDDDGLTPILDAVRRRGWPRGWQREWSYVEYRGEHWEVPDVKYLFNRVFKRLWADSRTHVVAYSARRGGPVYPAQAWNGQWDRLDDETWLYMGWDSSYMLTAVQGVLEEAGIAAEVFVKYSYIGEAM; the protein is encoded by the coding sequence ATGGTCACTGCCACGAATGTCGACGCGACCGCGGTCAACACGATCGGCTGGCTGTCCGCCGGTGACTGGACGATCGTCGTGCCGGTCTACCAGCGCCAGTACCGCTGGGACATCGGCGGGTGCGAGCAGCTGCTCTCCGACATCCGCGCCGTCGCAGATCTCGACGACCGGCACATGCACTTCATCGGGTCGGTGCTGTCTTCGCTGAGTGCGGGCGATGGCGGCGGCGAGCTCGTGCTGATCGACGGACAGCAGCGCATCACCACGCTGATGCTCCTCGCCGCCGCGCTCCACCACACCGTGCGCGAGAGCGACCCGGTGCTGGCTGCGGAGCTCTCGAGGGTGCTGCACCTGCCGGCCGACCCCGGTCGCACGAAGCTGCGCCCTCACCGCGCGTGGGCCGACGTCTTCGAGAGCGTCGTGCTCGACCGCCGCGGACCGGGCGAGGAGCTGCGCGCCTCGCGCTTCGACGACAACTACGCGTTCTTCCGCAGCCAGATCACGGCGGACGAGGCGCCGCGCATCTGGCGCGGGCTGCAGAAGCTCGAACACGTCGCGATCACCCTGGGCGCCGGCGCCAACGCGCAGCAGATCTTCGAGAGCCTCAATTCGACCGGCGAGCCTCTGCGCGACCACGAGCTCATCCACAATTACGTGCTGATGGGGCTCTCGCACGCCGAGCAGCGCGAGATCGAGTCCGAGTACTGGCTCCCGATCGAGGAGAACACCGGCGACGCGATCGCGACGTTCTGGCGTCAGTTCCTCGTGATGAAGACGGGCCGCGATCTGCCCGCGGCAGCCGCGCGCGGCGTGTACGACGCGTTCCGGCAGGAGTTCCCCCGCCTCGAACTCGACGACCTGCGACGCCAGGCCGCGCAGTGGCGCGAACACGCGGCGGTCTACCGGCTCCTGCTCGAGCCCGCACTCACTCCCGACCCCGAGGTGCGCGCCGCGTTCACACACCTGCTCACCTTCGGTGCCGCGATGCATCCGCTCATCATGCGCGAGTATCGCGCCTGGCAGGACGGCGAGATCACCCACGACGACCTGATCGCCACGCTCGAGCGGATCCAGTCGCTCCTGCTGCGTCGAGACGTCGTCGGCATCGCGAGCGATCGACTGGTCGCCCGCTTGTGCCGTGCGCGAGAGGACGGCCGCGACGCCCTCCTGCACGCCATCGCACGGGTGACGCCCTCCGACGAGCGCGTGCGCGTCGCCCTGAAGTTCTCGGAGCTCCCCCACCCGCACTATGTGCTCGGCCGCCTCGCCGGCGTGCAGCCGGGCAGGGCGCTGGATGTCGACCACGTCGTGCCGATCGCCCCGGGCGACGACTGGTCGGGCGACGGGGTGCGGCCGTGGGCCGAGTACTCCGACGATGAGCAGAACAGCCATCGCGCGCTCGCGAAGACCCTGGGAAACCTCGCGCTGCTCGAAGAGGACCTCGCGATGCGGGCGTTCGACGCCTCCTTCGCGCGAAAGTGCCAAGAGTATGCGCGCAGCGGGATCGAGCTCACCCGCGATATCGCGACGGCGGACACCTGGAGCACCGCCGCGATCGCCGCCCGCTCCGCGGCCCTCACCGAGCGGTTCGTCGCGGTGTGGCCGCGGCCGGCGGTCACCGCGATCGACGACGACGGCCTGACGCCGATCCTCGACGCGGTGCGACGCCGCGGCTGGCCCCGCGGCTGGCAGCGCGAATGGTCGTACGTGGAGTATCGCGGCGAACATTGGGAGGTGCCCGACGTGAAGTACCTCTTCAACCGCGTCTTCAAGCGCCTCTGGGCGGACTCGCGCACACATGTCGTCGCCTACAGTGCGCGCCGCGGCGGGCCGGTGTACCCGGCCCAGGCGTGGAACGGCCAGTGGGACCGCCTCGACGACGAGACCTGGCTGTACATGGGCTGGGACTCCAGCTACATGCTCACCGCCGTGCAGGGTGTGCTCGAAGAGGCGGGAATCGCCGCCGAGGTCTTCGTGAAGTACTCGTACATCGGCGAGGCGATGTGA
- a CDS encoding DUF3145 domain-containing protein, with product MATQMARGVIYIHSAPRALCPHLEWAVGRAIGRAVNFDWADQPVLSGSRRAEFYWDGPAGTGAALATAIRGWEHLRFEVTEDPTPRSDGGRWMHTPGLGIHYAQTDTAGNVVIGEDRIRYAMEVAAGDPMELHHELQIALGAAWDEELEPFRHAGDDAPVVWLHKVG from the coding sequence ATGGCGACACAGATGGCGCGTGGGGTGATCTACATTCACTCCGCGCCGCGGGCGTTGTGCCCTCACCTCGAATGGGCGGTGGGGCGCGCGATCGGGCGTGCCGTCAATTTCGACTGGGCGGACCAGCCCGTGCTGTCGGGGAGCCGCCGGGCGGAGTTCTACTGGGACGGCCCGGCCGGCACCGGCGCTGCCCTCGCCACGGCGATCCGCGGGTGGGAGCACCTGCGCTTCGAGGTCACGGAGGATCCCACGCCACGCAGCGATGGCGGGCGCTGGATGCACACCCCCGGGCTCGGCATCCACTATGCCCAGACCGACACCGCGGGCAACGTCGTCATCGGGGAGGACCGCATCCGCTACGCGATGGAGGTCGCCGCAGGTGATCCGATGGAGCTGCACCACGAACTGCAGATCGCGCTCGGAGCGGCGTGGGATGAAGAGCTGGAGCCCTTCCGGCACGCGGGCGACGACGCCCCGGTCGTCTGGCTCCACAAGGTCGGCTGA